One part of the Triplophysa rosa linkage group LG5, Trosa_1v2, whole genome shotgun sequence genome encodes these proteins:
- the LOC130554804 gene encoding uncharacterized protein LOC130554804, whose protein sequence is MLLTYHDIKISLRSLKRRLKNAGLFRRKNYSLLSDVRNAIRAELRGPGQLFGYRMMWLALQQKHKLRVKRDDVMRLLKELNPRGTDQRTRRRFVRRTYHSMGPNYLWHVDGYDKLKQFGFGLSGCIDGFSRRVLWLICGHINNDPAVIASYFITCVQRLGVVPMRLRTDCGTENGTLAAIQCTLRHHHTDYHAGSRSHMYGTSLSNQRIESWWSIFRKARAQFWIDLFGDLRNEGHFNGSNEHQCLLQFCFQNIPSGARCRANGRTLDVQRGGATDPTRRSYRSSEGSYRSHPERRSFTSRPARRSYVRFTSMGRTLISSL, encoded by the exons ATGCTTTTAACATACCATGATATTAAGATCAGCTTGCGCTCTCTTAAAAGACGCCTGAAGAATGCAGGTTTGTTCAGACGAAAAAACTATTCCCTATTAAGCGATGTCAGGAATGCTATCAGAGCAGAGCTGCGTGGGCCAGGACAGCTGTTCGGCTACCGAATGATGTGGTTAGCGCTTCAGCAGAAACACAAATTGCGTGTGAAACGAGATGACGTTATGCGGTTGTTGAAAGAACTGAATCCACGAGGTACTGACCAGAGGACTCGTCGTAGATTTGTTCGACGTACCTATCACTCCATGGGTCCGAACTATCTGTGGCACGTTGATGGTTATGATAAACTAAAACAGTTTGGTTTCGGTTTATCAGGATGTATTGATGGTTTTTCGAGGCGTGTGTTGTGGCTTATTTGTGGGCATATAAACAATGACCCTGCAGTTATTGCAAGTTACTTCATCACCTGCGTCCAACGCCTCGGTGTTGTCCCCATGAGACTACGAACGGACTGTGGAACAGAAAACGGTACCTTAGCAGCAATACAGTGCACTCTTCGCCATCACCATACAGACTACCATGCTGGCTCAAGGAGTCACATGTATGGTACATCATTGAGCAATCAGCGCATCGAATCTTGGTGGTCTATCTTCAGAAAAGCGag GGCTCAATTTTGGATCGATCTTTTTGGAGATCTCAGAAATGAAGGACACTTTAATGGCAGCAATGAACACCAGTGCCTGCTTCAGTTCTGCTTCCAAAATATTCCAAGTGGTGCTCGCTGCAGAGCAAATGGGCGGACGTTAGACGTCCAACGAGGAGGAGCTACAGATCCAACGAGGAGGAGCTACAGATCCAGTGAGGGGAGCTACAGATCACATCCAGAGAGGAGGAGCTTCACGTCACGTCCAGCGAGGAGGAGCTACGTAAGGTTCACCTCTATGGGTCGTACTTTAATTTCCTCTCTTTaa